From Streptomyces durmitorensis, a single genomic window includes:
- a CDS encoding CaiB/BaiF CoA transferase family protein yields the protein MTPPLDGLRVLDLATLFAGPLAATMLGDFGAEVIKIEHPRKPDPSRGHGPSKDGVGLWWKLLGRNKRTMTLDLSAPGGRETLLRLAATADVIVENFRPGTLEKWDLGWEELSTANPRLVLTRVTGFGQFGPYSRRPGFGTLAEAMSGFAAITGEPDGPPTLPPFGLADSIAGLATAYAVMTALAARDRTGKGQVVDMAIIEPILTVLGPQPLWYDQLGHVQPRTGNRSTNNAPRNTYRTADGSWVAVSTSAQSIAERVMRLVGRPELIAEPWFASGADRAAHADVLDGAVGGWIARHTRAEVIEAFEKAEAAVAPIQDVRDVMTDPQYAALDSVTTVDDPELGPLRMQNVLFRLSETPGSISWAGRPHGADTEAVLTELGLTGGEIAGLREAGAL from the coding sequence ATGACCCCACCTCTCGACGGCCTCCGCGTCCTCGACCTGGCGACACTCTTCGCGGGCCCGCTCGCCGCCACGATGCTCGGCGACTTCGGCGCGGAGGTCATCAAGATCGAGCACCCGCGCAAACCCGACCCGTCCCGCGGACACGGCCCGTCGAAGGACGGCGTCGGCCTGTGGTGGAAGCTCCTGGGCCGGAACAAGCGCACGATGACGCTCGACCTCTCCGCACCGGGCGGCCGCGAGACCCTCCTGCGCCTGGCCGCCACCGCGGATGTGATCGTCGAGAACTTCCGCCCGGGGACCCTGGAGAAGTGGGACCTGGGCTGGGAGGAGCTGAGCACGGCGAACCCCCGCCTCGTCCTGACCCGCGTCACGGGCTTCGGGCAGTTCGGCCCGTACTCCCGCCGCCCCGGCTTCGGCACGCTCGCCGAGGCGATGAGCGGATTCGCCGCGATCACCGGCGAGCCGGACGGGCCGCCGACCCTGCCGCCCTTCGGCCTCGCCGACTCGATCGCGGGTCTCGCCACGGCGTACGCGGTGATGACGGCGCTCGCGGCCCGCGACCGAACGGGCAAGGGCCAGGTGGTGGACATGGCGATCATCGAGCCGATCCTCACGGTCCTCGGACCGCAGCCGCTCTGGTACGACCAGCTGGGCCACGTGCAGCCCCGCACCGGCAACCGCTCCACCAACAACGCGCCCCGCAACACCTACCGCACGGCGGACGGCAGTTGGGTCGCCGTCTCCACGTCCGCCCAGTCGATCGCCGAGCGCGTGATGCGCCTGGTGGGCCGCCCGGAGCTGATCGCCGAGCCCTGGTTCGCGTCGGGCGCGGACCGCGCGGCCCACGCGGACGTGCTCGACGGGGCGGTCGGCGGCTGGATCGCACGGCACACCCGCGCGGAGGTGATCGAGGCCTTCGAGAAGGCGGAGGCGGCGGTCGCCCCCATCCAGGACGTACGCGACGTCATGACCGACCCCCAGTACGCGGCCCTGGACAGCGTCACCACGGTCGACGACCCGGAGCTCGGCCCGCTGCGCATGCAGAACGTCCTCTTCCGCCTCTCCGAGACCCCGGGCTCGATCAGCTGGGCCGGGCGCCCTCACGGAGCGGACACCGAGGCCGTGCTGACCGAACTGGGCCTGACGGGCGGGGAGATCGCGGGCTTGCGCGAGGCGGGCGCGCTATGA
- the rbsK gene encoding ribokinase has translation MTHIAVLGSTNMDLVAYVAKAPQRGETVTGREFRTLPGGKGANQAVAAARAGADAVSMIGAVGADAFGTQLRTALDHSGVDTDLLRTVDTAATGTAHIVVDDEGGNAIVVIPGANATLTALAPGDEGLITSADTLLLQLEIPVEGVLAAAQAARRHGVRTILTPAPAQPLPPELLAATDLLVPNEHEAATLTGLTDPRSAARSLLSQVPEVVVTLGARGSLYAARGAEPVMVEAPHVTAVDTTGAGDTFVGTLAVALAEGGSVPEALAWASSAAALSVQRPGASASMPYRSEIDTQTNGGAS, from the coding sequence ATGACCCACATCGCCGTGCTCGGCAGCACGAACATGGACCTCGTCGCGTACGTCGCCAAGGCACCGCAGCGCGGAGAGACCGTCACCGGGCGCGAGTTCCGTACGCTCCCCGGCGGCAAGGGCGCCAACCAGGCCGTCGCGGCGGCCCGCGCGGGCGCCGACGCCGTGTCGATGATCGGCGCGGTCGGCGCCGACGCCTTCGGCACCCAGCTGCGCACCGCGCTCGACCACTCCGGAGTCGACACCGACCTGCTGCGCACGGTCGACACCGCGGCCACCGGCACCGCGCACATCGTGGTCGACGACGAGGGAGGCAACGCCATCGTCGTCATCCCCGGCGCCAACGCCACGCTCACCGCGCTCGCCCCCGGTGACGAGGGCCTGATCACCTCCGCCGACACCCTCCTGCTCCAGCTGGAGATCCCCGTGGAGGGGGTGCTCGCCGCCGCGCAGGCCGCCCGCAGGCACGGCGTGCGCACCATCCTCACCCCGGCACCCGCCCAACCCCTGCCTCCCGAACTCCTCGCCGCCACCGACCTGTTGGTCCCGAACGAGCACGAGGCGGCCACCCTCACCGGCCTGACCGACCCGCGGTCCGCCGCCCGGTCGCTGCTCTCCCAGGTCCCCGAAGTCGTCGTCACGCTCGGCGCGCGCGGCAGCCTGTACGCGGCCCGTGGCGCGGAGCCGGTCATGGTGGAGGCCCCGCACGTCACCGCCGTGGACACGACCGGCGCGGGCGACACGTTCGTCGGCACCCTCGCGGTGGCCCTTGCCGAGGGCGGCTCCGTGCCGGAGGCGCTCGCGTGGGCGTCGTCGGCGGCCGCGCTCTCCGTCCAGCGCCCGGGGGCCTCGGCGTCCATGCCGTACCGCTCCGAGATCGACACCCAGACGAACGGCGGCGCGTCATGA
- a CDS encoding ADP-ribosylglycohydrolase family protein encodes MIRLTWVQPEDLVGHELRQAEEEGKDVEAIKSRWLTAGGHLAPARAGASPTPPAPQLRALAEELLTELSQPPALWAGVPQGGTGGHNATHRPAPENKAPRQAVSGRGARARSALMSHRGEKEALRHRLHAAWLGRAAGCLLGKPVEKLPLTAIRSLAQAAGNWPLSTWFTERGVPRELREAHPWNKRSAQNSLAENINGMPEDDDLNYPLLNLRLLQRHGSDFTTTDVARLWLDELPAARTFTAERIAYRNLLSGIEPPHTATHHNPFREWIGALIRADVHGWTHPGAPTAAADSAYRDACLTHTANGVYGAMFAAATIAEAAAGTGDVHHCLRTGLTVVPPDSRLARAVRHSIQLATRTADFDHVVDELHAAYGHHHWVHVIPNAALLAAALTHAEGDFTGSITRAVSGGWDTDSNGATAGSIAGLLAGHPDALPDRWTSPLKNRLASSVPGFDGIGFDTLADLTTELALTTELAQQTQQPQEIQETPRP; translated from the coding sequence ATGATCCGCCTCACCTGGGTCCAGCCGGAGGACTTGGTGGGCCACGAACTCCGCCAGGCGGAGGAGGAGGGCAAGGACGTCGAGGCCATCAAGTCCCGCTGGCTGACGGCAGGCGGCCACCTGGCCCCAGCCAGAGCAGGCGCGTCCCCAACACCCCCCGCTCCCCAGCTACGGGCTTTGGCGGAGGAGCTACTGACCGAACTGTCGCAGCCGCCCGCGTTGTGGGCAGGCGTTCCGCAGGGCGGAACGGGTGGGCACAACGCCACCCACCGGCCCGCACCGGAGAACAAGGCCCCGCGGCAGGCGGTTTCGGGAAGGGGCGCCCGCGCGCGGAGCGCGCTGATGAGCCACCGCGGGGAAAAAGAAGCCCTACGTCACCGCCTGCACGCCGCCTGGCTAGGCAGAGCAGCAGGCTGCCTCCTGGGCAAACCAGTGGAGAAGCTCCCCCTCACCGCCATCAGAAGCCTCGCCCAAGCCGCAGGCAACTGGCCCCTGAGCACCTGGTTCACGGAAAGAGGTGTCCCGAGGGAACTCCGAGAGGCCCACCCCTGGAACAAGCGCTCCGCGCAAAACTCCCTCGCCGAAAACATCAACGGCATGCCCGAGGACGACGACCTCAACTACCCCCTCCTCAACCTCCGCCTCCTCCAACGCCACGGCAGCGACTTCACCACCACGGACGTGGCAAGGCTCTGGCTGGACGAGCTCCCCGCGGCCCGCACCTTCACCGCCGAACGCATCGCCTACCGCAACCTCCTAAGCGGCATCGAGCCCCCGCACACCGCCACCCACCACAACCCCTTCCGCGAATGGATCGGCGCCCTGATCCGCGCCGACGTCCACGGCTGGACCCACCCCGGCGCCCCCACGGCGGCAGCCGACAGCGCGTACCGCGACGCGTGCCTCACGCACACCGCCAACGGCGTGTACGGAGCGATGTTCGCGGCGGCCACCATCGCCGAGGCGGCGGCAGGCACCGGAGACGTCCACCACTGCCTCCGCACGGGCCTCACCGTCGTCCCACCGGACTCGCGCCTGGCCCGAGCGGTACGCCACAGCATCCAACTGGCCACGAGAACAGCGGACTTCGACCACGTGGTCGACGAGCTGCACGCCGCCTACGGCCACCACCACTGGGTACACGTCATCCCCAACGCCGCCCTCCTGGCCGCCGCCCTCACCCACGCGGAAGGCGACTTCACCGGCTCCATCACCCGCGCGGTCTCCGGTGGCTGGGACACCGACTCGAACGGCGCGACCGCGGGCTCGATCGCGGGCCTGCTCGCGGGCCACCCGGACGCGCTGCCCGACCGCTGGACGTCCCCCCTCAAGAACCGCCTCGCCAGCTCCGTCCCCGGCTTCGACGGCATCGGCTTCGACACCCTCGCGGACCTCACCACCGAACTCGCCCTGACCACCGAACTCGCCCAGCAGACCCAGCAGCCCCAGGAGATCCAGGAGACCCCCCGCCCATGA
- a CDS encoding ADP-ribosylglycohydrolase family protein, which yields MTPSTPRTRPAELPPTDLPLPERITACLVGAAVGDAIGGPVEGYSPEQIVERHGGRVHGIVGPWNGDRWRTARPIAPYHKGDGNVTDDTLMTHALIRVYAAVRDHLDAYAVADHLVPDLMTNPRWIPELESETIPLHRIFLAEKWIVARIHYGHVDPREAGTGNIVNCGAAMYMAPVGLVNAANPEGAYAEALDIAGAHQSSYGREAAAVFAAAVAAACAPGATPTSVIDTALCLAKDGTRAAIESVAEVAAHHRDFESALVPLRTAVTPFDTVGTDYRAPSLGARRPSRLHAIEELPIALGMLLVGDGDYRHTVLGSVNYGRDCDSIATMSGAIAGALGSGAPPEWAKTVAEASRLDLHAPARTLTEVTQEIFTRDVRRRRAHESAYATLTATP from the coding sequence ATGACGCCATCAACGCCCCGGACGCGCCCCGCTGAACTGCCTCCCACCGACCTGCCCCTCCCCGAGCGCATCACCGCCTGCCTGGTAGGAGCCGCCGTCGGCGACGCAATCGGCGGCCCGGTCGAGGGCTACTCCCCCGAGCAGATCGTCGAGCGGCACGGCGGTCGCGTACACGGCATCGTCGGCCCCTGGAACGGCGACCGATGGCGCACCGCCCGCCCCATCGCGCCGTACCACAAGGGCGACGGGAACGTCACCGACGACACCTTGATGACGCACGCGCTCATCCGCGTGTACGCCGCCGTCCGCGACCACTTGGACGCCTACGCGGTCGCCGACCACCTGGTCCCCGACCTCATGACGAACCCCCGCTGGATCCCGGAACTCGAATCGGAGACGATCCCCCTCCACCGGATCTTCCTCGCCGAGAAATGGATCGTCGCCCGCATCCACTACGGCCACGTCGACCCGCGCGAGGCGGGCACCGGCAACATCGTCAACTGCGGTGCGGCGATGTACATGGCGCCGGTCGGCCTGGTCAACGCCGCGAACCCGGAGGGTGCGTACGCCGAGGCCCTCGACATCGCGGGCGCGCACCAGTCGTCGTACGGACGTGAGGCGGCCGCGGTCTTCGCGGCGGCGGTGGCGGCGGCCTGCGCGCCGGGTGCGACGCCGACCTCGGTGATCGACACCGCGCTCTGTCTCGCGAAGGACGGAACGCGGGCCGCGATCGAGTCGGTGGCCGAAGTGGCCGCCCACCACCGGGACTTCGAGTCGGCGCTCGTTCCCCTCCGCACCGCGGTCACCCCCTTCGACACGGTCGGCACGGACTACCGCGCCCCGTCCCTCGGCGCCCGCCGCCCCTCCCGCCTGCACGCCATCGAGGAACTCCCGATCGCGCTCGGCATGCTCCTGGTGGGCGACGGCGACTACCGCCACACGGTCCTCGGCTCGGTCAACTACGGCCGCGACTGCGACTCCATCGCCACGATGAGCGGCGCGATCGCGGGCGCCCTGGGCTCGGGCGCACCGCCCGAGTGGGCGAAGACGGTCGCGGAGGCGAGCCGCCTGGACCTGCACGCCCCCGCGAGGACGCTCACGGAGGTCACCCAGGAGATCTTCACCCGCGACGTACGGCGCCGCCGCGCCCACGAGTCGGCCTACGCGACCCTGACGGCCACCCCATGA
- a CDS encoding ADP-ribosylglycohydrolase family protein: MPGADEPRAQKIAGLLLGLAAGDAAGWPAARHRAARMPEWTRRLTRELDTFAEQNATTTLPVPIALNQPPEPLRLGPSDDAEWAAFTAEALLRAADGTPAPQLPRDRRVHAALDRAWNTLAGEIAAAAARAPEVESAVLPLRARISVRAGLGNLAAGLRPPATGHDNPHFFDDAACVRACVLALVHPGDPEQAAALAEFDARYTQDGDGVHGARAMAAAIAAALGGWDVDATVDAALAQLPEHTEIGRNAWHAVKLARTQAEEDGAFGLVPLLEHQIVDHVYSYGIAAAETVPVALALTTAARGRIRDAVPAAACLSRVADSAPALAGALTGALGTASAIPEAWRDACRTLSGCALPRLAGTDLVELAGRLAATELTTPGGQFRHDAINAPDAPR, encoded by the coding sequence ATGCCGGGCGCCGATGAACCACGCGCTCAGAAAATCGCGGGCCTGCTCCTTGGCCTCGCCGCAGGCGACGCCGCCGGTTGGCCCGCGGCCAGGCACCGCGCAGCCCGCATGCCCGAGTGGACCCGCAGGCTGACCCGCGAGCTGGACACCTTCGCCGAGCAGAACGCCACCACCACCCTCCCCGTCCCCATCGCCCTGAACCAGCCCCCGGAACCCCTCCGCCTCGGCCCCTCGGACGACGCCGAATGGGCGGCCTTCACCGCCGAGGCACTGCTCCGCGCAGCGGACGGGACGCCGGCCCCCCAGCTGCCCCGGGACCGCAGGGTCCACGCGGCCCTGGACCGCGCCTGGAACACCCTCGCCGGCGAAATCGCCGCAGCAGCGGCCCGCGCCCCCGAGGTCGAGTCCGCGGTGCTCCCCCTCCGCGCCCGCATCTCCGTCCGCGCAGGCCTCGGCAACCTCGCCGCAGGACTGCGCCCACCCGCCACCGGTCACGACAACCCCCACTTCTTCGACGACGCCGCCTGCGTACGCGCCTGCGTCCTCGCCCTGGTCCACCCGGGCGACCCCGAACAGGCCGCCGCACTGGCCGAGTTCGACGCCCGCTACACCCAGGACGGCGACGGCGTGCACGGCGCCCGCGCCATGGCCGCGGCGATCGCGGCGGCACTGGGCGGCTGGGACGTCGACGCGACGGTGGACGCCGCGCTTGCCCAGCTCCCCGAACACACCGAGATCGGCCGCAACGCCTGGCACGCCGTCAAACTCGCCCGCACCCAGGCGGAGGAGGACGGCGCGTTCGGCCTCGTCCCCCTCCTGGAACACCAGATCGTCGACCACGTCTACAGCTACGGCATCGCCGCCGCCGAGACCGTCCCGGTCGCCCTCGCCCTGACCACCGCGGCCCGCGGCCGCATCCGCGACGCGGTGCCCGCCGCCGCCTGCCTCTCCCGCGTGGCCGACTCCGCCCCCGCCCTGGCCGGCGCGCTGACCGGTGCGCTCGGCACGGCCTCCGCCATCCCCGAGGCCTGGCGCGACGCCTGCCGCACTCTCTCCGGCTGCGCCCTGCCCCGCCTCGCGGGCACGGACCTGGTGGAACTCGCCGGGCGCCTGGCAGCCACGGAACTGACCACTCCGGGAGGACAATTCCGACATGACGCCATCAACGCCCCGGACGCGCCCCGCTGA
- a CDS encoding ADP-ribosylglycohydrolase family protein, with protein sequence MTSLTGVTGAIGLSERARGALLGLAVGDALGAPAENMKPSEIRRRWGRITGYVAEHPAGTDDTEYAIFSGLLLARHGSALTVAHVEAAWHEWIADLDEGPFRGAGFSERGTLENLRRGLAAPISAQHRHAWSDGLAMRAAPFGVFAPGRPAEAARLVAIDGSVSHDGEGIYGGQAVAAGVAAAMGGAPVHSVVAAALSVIPMDCWTSRSLRRAVAVAHRGERAVRSAVVIGGYPWTDLAPEAVGLAFGAYASASGRFPDAVLTAVNMGRDADTTAAVAGALSGASCGVSAIPLPWAAAIGPARGSCLPSMRGHHVLDVAELLVSDLGVS encoded by the coding sequence ATGACGAGCTTGACCGGTGTGACAGGAGCGATCGGCCTGAGCGAGCGGGCGCGCGGCGCCCTCCTCGGCCTCGCGGTCGGCGACGCGCTGGGCGCGCCCGCCGAGAACATGAAGCCGTCGGAGATCCGCCGCCGTTGGGGACGCATCACCGGGTACGTCGCCGAACATCCGGCGGGCACGGACGACACCGAGTACGCGATCTTCTCGGGGCTCCTCCTCGCCCGGCACGGCTCCGCGCTCACCGTCGCGCATGTCGAGGCGGCCTGGCACGAGTGGATCGCGGACCTCGACGAAGGCCCCTTCCGCGGCGCGGGCTTCAGCGAACGCGGCACGCTGGAGAACCTGCGCCGCGGCCTCGCGGCGCCCATCTCGGCGCAGCACCGGCACGCGTGGAGCGACGGCCTCGCGATGCGGGCCGCCCCGTTCGGGGTCTTCGCCCCGGGCCGCCCGGCCGAAGCGGCCCGGCTCGTCGCGATCGACGGCTCGGTCAGCCATGACGGCGAGGGCATCTACGGCGGGCAGGCGGTGGCCGCGGGGGTCGCGGCGGCGATGGGCGGGGCGCCGGTGCACTCCGTGGTGGCCGCGGCCCTGTCCGTCATCCCGATGGACTGCTGGACGTCCCGTTCGCTGCGGCGGGCGGTAGCGGTGGCGCATCGGGGGGAGCGGGCGGTGCGCTCCGCCGTGGTGATCGGCGGCTATCCCTGGACCGACCTCGCCCCCGAGGCGGTGGGGCTCGCCTTCGGGGCGTACGCGTCGGCCTCGGGCCGGTTCCCCGACGCGGTGTTGACCGCCGTCAACATGGGGCGGGACGCGGATACGACTGCCGCTGTGGCTGGGGCGTTGTCCGGCGCATCCTGCGGGGTCTCGGCGATCCCCCTGCCGTGGGCGGCGGCGATCGGCCCGGCGCGGGGCAGCTGCCTGCCTTCCATGCGGGGCCACCACGTGCTGGATGTGGCGGAGTTGCTCGTTTCTGACCTGGGGGTCTCGTGA
- a CDS encoding VIT1/CCC1 transporter family protein, with protein MAIIETEATLHEAHRDNHTHRDVNGGWLRPAVFGAMDGLVSNLALMTGVAGGAVSQQTIVVTGLVGLAAGAFSMAAGEYTSVASQRELVQAELDVERRELRKHPADEEKELAALYESRGVEPGLAREVAKQLSKDPEQALEIHAREELGIDPGDLPSPTVAAVSSFGAFALGALLPVLPYLLGADTFLPALLLALIGLFACGAVVAKVTARSWWFSGLRQLALGGAAAGVTYALGSLFGTAVG; from the coding sequence ATGGCGATCATCGAGACCGAAGCGACGCTGCACGAGGCGCATCGCGACAACCACACCCACCGCGACGTCAACGGCGGCTGGCTGCGCCCCGCCGTCTTCGGCGCGATGGACGGCCTGGTGTCCAACCTGGCCCTGATGACCGGTGTCGCGGGCGGAGCCGTCTCGCAGCAGACCATCGTCGTCACGGGCCTGGTCGGCCTCGCCGCGGGCGCCTTCTCCATGGCGGCGGGCGAGTACACCTCCGTCGCCTCGCAGCGTGAGCTCGTCCAGGCCGAACTCGACGTGGAGCGGCGGGAGTTGCGCAAGCACCCGGCGGACGAGGAGAAGGAGCTCGCCGCGCTGTACGAGTCGCGTGGCGTCGAGCCCGGACTCGCCCGCGAGGTCGCCAAGCAGCTGTCCAAGGATCCCGAGCAGGCCCTGGAGATCCACGCGCGCGAGGAGCTGGGCATCGATCCCGGCGATCTGCCCTCGCCGACCGTCGCCGCGGTCTCCTCCTTCGGCGCCTTCGCGCTCGGCGCCCTGCTTCCCGTACTGCCGTATCTGCTCGGTGCCGACACGTTCCTGCCGGCGCTGCTTCTCGCGCTGATCGGGCTCTTCGCCTGCGGTGCGGTGGTGGCGAAGGTGACCGCGCGTTCCTGGTGGTTCAGCGGACTCCGGCAGCTCGCGCTCGGTGGCGCCGCGGCCGGTGTGACGTACGCCCTGGGCAGCTTGTTCGGTACCGCCGTAGGATGA